TCAGTTTCAGAGACAGCTGCTACCTCAACAAACCCATGAGAACGTAGTGCATCCTGCCATTGCTCCTGTGACAAAAATGGATTACCACGGTTGCGTCCTTCATCCTCTAAGGGATTCATCAACAGACCATCAGTGATATCAAAGTTTAATTGTGGTTGAGTTATCTCCCACAATAGCAGGAATCCTCCAGGAGCCAATAGCGATCGCACATGCTCTAGGGTTTTTGTTATGTTCTGGGTTACGTGCAACACATTAACAGCTACCACCACATCAAAGCTGTGGCTGTTGAACCCTTGTGCAGTTGGCGGTTTTTCGATATCTAAAAAATGATATTCAACAAATGGATAAGCGCTAAACTGCTGTTTAGCTTGATTCAAAAACAAACCACCGACATCTGTAAAAGTGTAGTTAGTTCGTTCCGATGGCAACACAGGTAGCAATTCTGCCGTGGCAATACCCTGTCCACCACCAATTTCTAGAATTCTCAGGTTAACGTCAGATGGTAATGACTTTACCACCTGTTCCATACCTGTTCGTATAATCCCTTGTAAATGGGTATTCAGAGGCAATTCTGAATTTGCTTCTGGTTTTGGTTTGTGGTCTTTGACCGCAAAGAACAACTCTAAGGGTTCTTTTTCACCAATGAGTACATTTGGTAGATTCTCGCCACATTCCCGGACTATATTTAGCTCATGAAGTGTATCTACGTATCTGATTTTGACTTCTTCTACCAGAGTATTAATAGAGTCGATGGAACAGGGAACAAGATTTGTAAATAAATCCTTTTCTTGTTTTAAGTGGCCTTGCTCTACTAGTACATCTAAAAAGCGATACAACAATTGTCGATAGCGAGGAATAATCTGAAATTGCTCACACAACTCTTTAGAAGAATACTGTTCATTAGAGTTGTTAAAAGCACCTAAACGCTGGAGAGCAAGGTTTATGTAAGCAGTACACAAACGATCCAAATACTGTTTGTTCAGCAAATAAGTTGGCGCGTCTAGTGTAGCGATGCTAGCACGAGCCTTTACTCTACAAACTTCTACAAGAGATTTACCTAACTCAGTTGCGGTTGCTTTTGGTTGAGATTGTCCTCCTAGATGTGGCTGTTTTTGTAGTTCAATCCAATAACGTTGGCGTTCAAATGGATAAGTCGGCAAAGGAATATGATGGCGTTGCTCGTTAGCATAAAAACCAGACCAGTCTACTTTGACACCAAAAAGCCAGAGTTGCCCCAAAGAGTTGAGTAAAAATGCGACATCTGACTGTTGCTCCTGTGGATGCCGGATTGAGGTTAATACCACCAGTTTTTCCTGGTGATGTTGCTTGGCAAAGGTACTTAAAGTCCTTCCAGGCCCAACCTCTAAAAAGATGCGCTCCTGTATTTTGAACAACTCAGTCATCCCTTCACTAAAGCGCACTGTCTGCCGTAAGTGCTTTACCCAATAGTTGGGGTCTGTTGCTTGGGCTACAGTAATCCAAGTGCCACTGACGTTAGACACAAACTCAATTGTTGGGGGATGAAGTTGGAGTTTTTGTAACTGCTGTGTAAATGGCTGGAGAATTGGCTCCATCATCTGAGAATGAAAGGCATGAGAAGTGTGCAACTTTCGACAAGCTACACCTTTGGCCTCTAGTTGTTGTTGCAATCTATTAATTGCTTCAGTTGCACCAGAAACCACGCAGTAAGAAGGCCCATTGCTTGCGGCTAAAGATAGTTGGCTATCTAGCAGAGGTTGTACTTCTTGTTCGGGAAGTTGGACAGAGAGCATTTCACCAGTAGGAAGTTGCTGTATCAGTCGTCCTCGAATGGCAACTAGCATTAGGGCATCTTCCAGAGAGAAAACTCCTGCTAAAGTGGCAGCTACATACTCGCCGATACTGTGACCAATCATTGCCTCTGGCTGTACACCCCATGCCATCCACAATTGAGCTAGGGCGTATTCAATGACAAATAGTGCTGGCTGGGCAACAGATGTTTGTTGGAGTTCCAGCGTTGCTTTTGCGTTCTGTGCCTCGTCTGGATACAATACATGGCGTAGATCAAAACCTAGATGTGGTTGCAGCAGTTCACAGCAACTATCAACTGTAAGTGTAAAAATTGGCTCACTCCCGTAGAGTTCTCTAGCCATATTCACGTACTGTGTTCCTTGCCCGGAAAACATAAACACCACAGGACGATGGCAAGGTTGCTGGTAGTGGGTGAAAACTCTTTGTGAATCTGAAGTAGACAGCACCTTTACCGCATCGTTCATATCTTGGCATACTACTATCCGGCGATGGTCGAAAGCTCGACGACCGATACCAAGGGTATGAGCCACATCAGCTAAGTTGAGATTGGGATGCTGTTTAAGGTGATTAGCCAGGTTCGCCGTAGCTGTTTCTAATGCAGATTCTGTTTTCGCTGAAAGAACCAACAGATGATATTTTCTCCCCTGCTCCCCTGCTCCCCTGCTCCCCTGCTCCTTTGCAGGCGCTTCTTCCAAAATCACATGGGCATTAGTCCCACCAATTCCAAAAGAACTAACTCCGGCACGGCGAGGAATGCCGTTTGTTGTCCATTCGGTAAGCGTGGTATTAACGTAAAAAGGACTATTGGCAAAATCAATTTGCGGATTAGGTTGCTGAAAGTGCAGACTAGGTGGTATTTGTTGATGTTTCAGGGCTAGGACGGTTTTGATCAGACCTGTTACCCCAGCAGCAGCGTCTAAATGTCCAATGTTGGTTTTCACCGAACCAATGGCGCAAAAGCCTTTTTTCTCAGTGGTAGCTCGAAAAGCTTGTGTTAACGCCGCGATTTCAATGGGATCTCCTAGTGATGTTCCTGTACCATGAGCTTCAATGTAGGTAATCGTTTCAGGTTCAACCTCGGCAACAACTTGAGCAGTTCTAATCACCTTGGCTTGACCATCTATACGCGGTGCTGTGTAACTAACTTTGAAAGATCCATCGTTATTGACAGCCGAACCTTTAATGATGGCATGGATGGTATCTCCATCTGCTAGAGCATCGTCTAATCTCTTCAAAACCACAATGCCTACACCTTCACCACCAACAGTTCCCTGTGCTTGAGCATCAAAGGCGCGGCAATGTCCGTCGGGAGAACCAATTCCCCCTTCTTTGTAAAGATAGCCAGTTTTTCCAGAAGAATTTATGGAAACGCCACCTGCCAAAGCCATATCACATTCTCCATTGAGTAAGCTTTGAGCAGCTAAATGCACAGCCACCAATGAAGTTGAGCAGGCGGTTTGAACAGTGTAACTTGGCCCCTCTAAATTAAGTTTGTAAGAAACGCGGGTAGTTAAATAGTCTTTGTCACCTGCGATCGCTAGTTGGTGATAATCTATAGATTTAATAATATCTTCGTTTAAATAAACATTGAGTAAGTAGCCACTGAAGCTAGCTCCGGCGTAAACTCCAATAGAACCTTGATAATTTTCTGAGTCATAGCCAGCATCTTCAAGGGCAATATATGCACATTCTAAAAATAGACGATGTTGTGGATCGGTAATGTCCGCTTCTCTAGGATTGAAGCCAAAGAATGAAGCATCAAAAAGTTCTACATCTTCTAATACAGCTCGTGCTTTGACAAACTTTGGGTTCTTGAGTGTTGCTGCATCTATCCCAGAAGCTAATAGTTCTTCATCAGTAAAAACAGATATTGACTCTACACCTCTTTGGAGATTTTGCCAAAACTCATCAGTATTTTTGGCTCCAGGAAATTTTCCTGCTATACCAATAATCGCTATTTCTGAACCTGTTTTAGGAGTAGATGCTATTGAATCATTCATGATTCTTTAAATCCTTTAGTATTTGCGAATAAACTTAAGCTAGTATTTGCTGGAGTTTATGAAGGATTATTCCTTAACTCCTAGACTTTTAGTAATTGACTTTAGTTTTTGCAGACGTTTTTGCTGTTGAGCTTTTCCATCTTTAATCTTCTCAATTTTTACATCAGTTTTCTGAAGAGATAATGTGTGATTTTTGATTGTGGTAAAGCATTCTGCTAAAGAGCTTATGGTTGGATATCTAAACATATCGATCATCGATAAATCTGTTTGAAATATTTCACGTAACTTGCTATGAACCTTAACCATAAGTAATGAATGACCACCCAGTTCAAAGAAGTTGTCGTGAATGCCTATCTTCTCGATATTGAGAGCCTTTTGCCAAATAGTAGCGATAGTTTGTTCCATCTCAGTTTGGGGCATGACATAAGCATCTGACAAATTTGGGCGGATAGTTTCTGGTGCAGGTAGCGATCGCCGATCCAACTTGCCGTTGGGCGTTAGCGGCAGAGCAGGGAGGAAGATAAAGGCAGAAGGCACCATATATTCTGGTAGCTTTTCTTTCAGGAATCGCTGTAAATCACCGATGGTAACAGCCTGTTTATCATCCAGGACTACATAGCCTACTAAACGCTTCTCACCATGACTTTCTTCAACAGCCTGGACTATTACTTCTCGGACTGCCTGATGTTTTCTCAGTGCCGTCTCAATCTCTCCTAACTCAATGCGGAAACCTCGAATTTTAACTTGGTGGTCAATGCGTCCTAAGTACTCAAGTTCGCCATTGGGCAAGTAACGGGCCAGATCGCCAGATTTGTATAAATAAGCATCAGTTACTTCGCTAAAGGGGTTGACAATGAACCGTTCAGCAGTTAATTCTGGGCGATTGAGATAACCACGAGTTACACCCGCACCACCAATGTAAAGTTCACCAGCAACCCCAATTGGAACTGGTTGCCGTTGTGAATCTAATAAGTATATTTGCAAGTCAGGAATACGATGCCCAATTAGGCTACCATTTCTTTGATTTAAATCCGCTATATTTATGGGGCGATAGGTTACGTGTACAGTCGTTTCTGTAATACCGTACATATTGACTAGTTGTGAGCCATCGCCGTGGCGCTCAAACCAAGGCTGCAAGCTATCAAGTTCCAGGGTCTCACCCCCAAAAATCACAAGACGCAGAGCCAGCGTTCCAGTTTTACCTGCCGCTTCCTCCTCTGCATTCATTAGTTGCCGGAAGGCCGATGGAGTTTGATTGAGTACCGTTACCTGCTGAGTGCATAACAAGTTGTAGAAAGCCTCTGGCGACCTGCTAATCCAGTAAGGAACAACTACCAGCCGTCCCCCATAGAGAAGAGATCCCCAAATTTCCCAAACTGAGAAGTCAAATCCATAAGAGTGAAAATTTGTCCACACATCGCGATCGCTAAAGTTAAACCATGACTGTGTGGCGGTAAAGAGCCGAATAACGTTCTGATGATTGACTAAAACGCCTTTGGGTTTACCAGTAGAGCCGGAGGTGTAAATTACATAAGCTAAATTATTTGTAGTTACCTCCCTAACCGGATTATCTACCCTTTCTTGACACCAAGCCTCACTGTTTTGGTTTAAGCAAACCACCTGCGCCTGATGCTCAGGTAAACCTTCGAGAAATTTATCCTCGGTTAACAATACCGAAACCTGGGCATCTGACAGCATGAAGGCTAGACGCTCCTTGGGATAGGTAGGATCTAGAGGGACGTAAGCCCCACCAGCTTTGAGAATTCCCAAGATACTCACAACCATATCTATTGAGCGATCCATAAAAATTCCCACCAGTACTTCTGGGCCTACGCCGAGCGAATTGCTACGCGACAGCTTCGCTGAACGCAAATAATGCGCCAGCTGATTAGCTCGCTGGTTCAGTTCCCGGTATGTTAACTGTTGGTCTTCAAAGATTACGGCAATGGCATCGGGCGATCGCTCCACTTGAACTTCAAATAACTCATGGATACAATACTCCCCAGAATAGTCAGTTTGAGTATTATTCCATTCCACCAACAACTGTTGTTGTTCTGTTTTCGTCAACACAGGCAATTGTGCAAGGGGCTGCTCTGGATTAGCAACAATACCTTCTAGTAAAGTTACGTAATGTTTGCTCCAACGCTGAATTGTCTGGCAGTCAAATAGATCGGTATTATATTCCAGTTCTATTAGTAGTTCATTATCTGTCTGAAAAATATTTAAATTAAGATCAAACTTAGTAGCACTGGTAGAATTTTTAGCAACCTCAAATTCTTGCTTTAACGACTTTGACTCAAATTGAGCTTTGTCCAGATTAAACCCGGTGGTAAAGAGAGGGGTACGGCTAGGATCTCGCGGTAACTTTAAATTTTCAATTAGTTTAATAAATGGATAAATTTGATACTCGTAAGCATCTAGCAATACCTGCTGGATTGCGCTCAAATACTCTGTGAATCCTGGGTTGCCAATAACTTGGCTACGTATAGGCAATAGATTAACACAGTGACCAACAAGAGATTCTCCTGCGATCGCAGATTGTCCGGCTGAAGCAATACCAACAACGATATCTTGTTGATTCGTCAATCTTTGCAATAAAGTTATAAATGCTGTTAAAAGAATCGTAAATAAAGTATAACCACGTTGTCCGCTTAAATTTTTTAGAGCGTTATACAATGTTGGATCAAGGATGAGATTTTCTCGCGCACCAGTGTAAGAAAAGATTGGTGGTCGAGGACGGTCAGTTGGCAAT
The Nostoc punctiforme PCC 73102 genome window above contains:
- a CDS encoding type I polyketide synthase, whose protein sequence is MNDSIASTPKTGSEIAIIGIAGKFPGAKNTDEFWQNLQRGVESISVFTDEELLASGIDAATLKNPKFVKARAVLEDVELFDASFFGFNPREADITDPQHRLFLECAYIALEDAGYDSENYQGSIGVYAGASFSGYLLNVYLNEDIIKSIDYHQLAIAGDKDYLTTRVSYKLNLEGPSYTVQTACSTSLVAVHLAAQSLLNGECDMALAGGVSINSSGKTGYLYKEGGIGSPDGHCRAFDAQAQGTVGGEGVGIVVLKRLDDALADGDTIHAIIKGSAVNNDGSFKVSYTAPRIDGQAKVIRTAQVVAEVEPETITYIEAHGTGTSLGDPIEIAALTQAFRATTEKKGFCAIGSVKTNIGHLDAAAGVTGLIKTVLALKHQQIPPSLHFQQPNPQIDFANSPFYVNTTLTEWTTNGIPRRAGVSSFGIGGTNAHVILEEAPAKEQGSRGAGEQGRKYHLLVLSAKTESALETATANLANHLKQHPNLNLADVAHTLGIGRRAFDHRRIVVCQDMNDAVKVLSTSDSQRVFTHYQQPCHRPVVFMFSGQGTQYVNMARELYGSEPIFTLTVDSCCELLQPHLGFDLRHVLYPDEAQNAKATLELQQTSVAQPALFVIEYALAQLWMAWGVQPEAMIGHSIGEYVAATLAGVFSLEDALMLVAIRGRLIQQLPTGEMLSVQLPEQEVQPLLDSQLSLAASNGPSYCVVSGATEAINRLQQQLEAKGVACRKLHTSHAFHSQMMEPILQPFTQQLQKLQLHPPTIEFVSNVSGTWITVAQATDPNYWVKHLRQTVRFSEGMTELFKIQERIFLEVGPGRTLSTFAKQHHQEKLVVLTSIRHPQEQQSDVAFLLNSLGQLWLFGVKVDWSGFYANEQRHHIPLPTYPFERQRYWIELQKQPHLGGQSQPKATATELGKSLVEVCRVKARASIATLDAPTYLLNKQYLDRLCTAYINLALQRLGAFNNSNEQYSSKELCEQFQIIPRYRQLLYRFLDVLVEQGHLKQEKDLFTNLVPCSIDSINTLVEEVKIRYVDTLHELNIVRECGENLPNVLIGEKEPLELFFAVKDHKPKPEANSELPLNTHLQGIIRTGMEQVVKSLPSDVNLRILEIGGGQGIATAELLPVLPSERTNYTFTDVGGLFLNQAKQQFSAYPFVEYHFLDIEKPPTAQGFNSHSFDVVVAVNVLHVTQNITKTLEHVRSLLAPGGFLLLWEITQPQLNFDITDGLLMNPLEDEGRNRGNPFLSQEQWQDALRSHGFVEVAAVSETEAFGEQILVAQTAVSVTDSAPTAFTVTKQKAPKEQYQDLLSKKPDIADWFYIPSWKRTMPPQPFQPGFGITQPGCWLVFVDEFGLGERLVKQLVLENQDVITVKVGEQFQQSSEYSQYTYTINPEKEDDYNTLLKGLRTLGKIPRRIVHLWSVTSNSYTNSAIEALGWSSLLFLGQAMSDDKALRVYAENNQTDAVEIAIVSNNLQEVTGSEMLCPEKALVLGACKVMPLEYANINCRSIDVVIPESESGEEQLIKALIAELTTYTSDQVIAYRGRNRWVQDFEPVQLHGTVAGNLLREQGVYLITGGLGGVGLLLAEYLAQTVQAKLILLGRSAFPDQDKWSEWLSTHDRHDSISQKIQKLQAMKTLGAEVMVVSTDVTNLEQMSAVLKKANQRFGEIHGVIHAAAVYGGGMMQLATKETVASAIAPKVQGTRVLETLFQESKLDFFVLCSSLSSFAGTSGMVDYTAANAFLDSFAQYSAAKYGTWKFIKSINWDRWNNVGMAVPVEARHQQITGKELIAGMTAFEGIEAFKRILCSSTVPQVIISTQDFLSLIKPKESVESLEEKLAQLSQYKSTHPRPNLANTYVAPNNEIERNLADIWQQILGIEKVGIHDNFFELGGDSLFATQLVSQLCKVFQIELSYKGFFNGPTVADLAEVIVQKMAEQTNSEELAKALADIEQLSENEVYAIITSQN
- a CDS encoding non-ribosomal peptide synthetase, giving the protein MKKDLQYQKLVLSLKDIVSESLGVKSSAIDIHTRFLEMGVDSLILLQINRAIQKQLSINIPFRLLLEDLSTIHALVTHIVQEIPPEDIKESRLAVKASDTQEFEQENEKSVTGTILEQVIEQQLQLMSKQLDILQKAGSSKKRLPLQAAIPSAPVQDKSGFQESPSSIQAKFNQQLINQIIEPQIPANIQQLDSESKTLLTPHQQKHLDYLIARFVKRTSESKRLSQTYRSYHANSRAVTGFLPSIKEMLYPIHGQRGEGATLWDVDGNEYVDISMGFGALLFGHSPSFVIDAIQEQINQGILHGPQSRLAGQVAELICQLTGAERAAFCNDGSEAVMGAIRLARATTGRSKIALFTGSYHGIYDGILVRGVTTSEGTRRSIPRAIGIPSYIADDVIVLDYGQPESLEILKTHAHELAAVLVEPIQSSRPDLQPKEFLLQLRQLTQATGTVLIFDEVITGFRMHPGGIQGLWDIQADLTTYGKTVAAGMPIGVIAGKAALMDTLDGGMWNYGDESYPQAETTMFAGTFFKHPLVMAAAWAALNHIKNSGPKLQQELSQKTAKLAQTINSYFEKRQVPIQVVHFGSLFRFIGSSPLKFNQLFFYHLLEKGVYVWEGRTFYLSTAHTDADIEHIIRAVKESVVEMQQGELLPSAPILTTLKIPLTAAQKELWFLAQMGDEVSRAYNESRTIHLRGTCNLLAVRKAVQEIINRHEALRTTFSPEGDEQLIHSTLTIDIPVSDFSTLDKSQREAQLSELLAREAQQIFHLEKGPLLGCHIVKLEENYHLVVLTNHHIVADGWSIGILLQELAAIYSAQCQGIASQLLQPMKWSEYALWQVERQQSPEMAKAEAYWLGQFSSSVPVLELPTDRPRPPIFSYTGARENLILDPTLYNALKNLSGQRGYTLFTILLTAFITLLQRLTNQQDIVVGIASAGQSAIAGESLVGHCVNLLPIRSQVIGNPGFTEYLSAIQQVLLDAYEYQIYPFIKLIENLKLPRDPSRTPLFTTGFNLDKAQFESKSLKQEFEVAKNSTSATKFDLNLNIFQTDNELLIELEYNTDLFDCQTIQRWSKHYVTLLEGIVANPEQPLAQLPVLTKTEQQQLLVEWNNTQTDYSGEYCIHELFEVQVERSPDAIAVIFEDQQLTYRELNQRANQLAHYLRSAKLSRSNSLGVGPEVLVGIFMDRSIDMVVSILGILKAGGAYVPLDPTYPKERLAFMLSDAQVSVLLTEDKFLEGLPEHQAQVVCLNQNSEAWCQERVDNPVREVTTNNLAYVIYTSGSTGKPKGVLVNHQNVIRLFTATQSWFNFSDRDVWTNFHSYGFDFSVWEIWGSLLYGGRLVVVPYWISRSPEAFYNLLCTQQVTVLNQTPSAFRQLMNAEEEAAGKTGTLALRLVIFGGETLELDSLQPWFERHGDGSQLVNMYGITETTVHVTYRPINIADLNQRNGSLIGHRIPDLQIYLLDSQRQPVPIGVAGELYIGGAGVTRGYLNRPELTAERFIVNPFSEVTDAYLYKSGDLARYLPNGELEYLGRIDHQVKIRGFRIELGEIETALRKHQAVREVIVQAVEESHGEKRLVGYVVLDDKQAVTIGDLQRFLKEKLPEYMVPSAFIFLPALPLTPNGKLDRRSLPAPETIRPNLSDAYVMPQTEMEQTIATIWQKALNIEKIGIHDNFFELGGHSLLMVKVHSKLREIFQTDLSMIDMFRYPTISSLAECFTTIKNHTLSLQKTDVKIEKIKDGKAQQQKRLQKLKSITKSLGVKE